A stretch of DNA from Vicinamibacterales bacterium:
GCAGGAAGGGGCCCTTATCTGGTATCAACTGCGTTTCGATGATCATCACGCGGGCGGCAACTGCTCCCAAGCTTCTTAATGCCGCCACAGGATTGTCGAGGTGGTACAAGAGTCCCGCACAGAAGACCATGTCCGCATCTTGAAACGGCTCCAGAGCCTGTGGCTTCTGGATGTCGACAACCTCCGTCCGCAATCCTGGGTAGCGTCTGGCTATCTCAGCCACGTTATCAGCTCTGCCATCAGTTGCGGTCACACTCAGCCCGAGCGCCGCCAGCTTCTCCGAAAAATAGCCTGCTCCCGCGCCAACATCGATGACATGTCGTAAACCAGCCGTCTCCACGAGGCGCCGGATCCATGGTTCAAAGAAGCGCCAGCGCGCCTCGTTGATCTCTCGGTAACTCGCCGCGTCAAATCCGGTGTTATTCATTCTAATGCTCAGTATCTCGGGGAATGCCAAGGGTGAGATCGGCTGTTCCCGGGCCTGCCCCCCTTGCCGAGCCGACGCCCTTGCCGAATTGTTCAACAGCGTCGCTTGATCGCGTAGTACTTCCCTGAGCCGGGATCTCTTCGCAGATCGGCGCGTTCGAGGAACAGCTCGTCGATCGCCATCTTGGCCCCTGGCCATTTCGCGTGCTCGAACGTATTCATGTATTCGTCAAACATGATAATGCCGTTGGGCACCACTCGTTCGAAGAGTGAATCGTAGATGCTCTTGTAGGACTCGTAGAGGTCGGCGTCCGCGTGAAGCAGGGCAATCTGATCGCCGGAATACTTCGGCAGAGACTCATTGAAAAAGCCTTTGACCAATGTCACCTGCGATCGGACAAAGACCTCGTCAAGGCCTGAATTGGCGAGGAGTGACTGGACGGAGAGGAGGTCCGACTTCCATTCTCCCTTCTTTGGATTCCGCGGACTACGGTCGTGCTCGCCGGGCTCAGGAAAGCCCTCGAACGAATCAAACCCCCAGAGCCGACGTCCCTTGTTCTCGATTCGCGTCAAGAGAGCAAGATAGAGCAGGCTGCGCCCCCAACCGACACCACATTCGACGATGTCTCCATCCAGGTCCCTGACCTGCCTGAAGATGTCACTGAAATAGTGAAATCGTACTGCTTCGGTCAGATTCAATTCGGGCACGAGCGATGCCGCTTGCGTGTGGCCAACCGCCGATGGCTTCTTGTCTTCGAATACGCTGCCCGTGGCCGCCTTCGCGTCGCCTTGATCCACTTGTGCTCCTTAGATGAGTTTCTTGCCGGTGACTAAACGCCCAGCGCCACGGCGAGGCTCAACTGGCCGAGGTCGAGCCTTCGCGCCAGCCGAGGCGGCGCATCACAAATTCCGCGAGTGCGATGTCCCATTCCGTATCGATGCTGATGAAGGTTCCATCCAGGACCAGCCCCCCCGAACGTGCTCCCATGATGCTGGCTTGATTCAGCAGGCAGTCGCGAGTGATCGCGTAGGCGACGCCATTGCGGTGATACACCGGCGCCAGTTGCTGCCGCGCGACCACTTGCTTCCCCGCTTCGTCATAGTAGCCCAATCGACCGTCCGTAATCGTCAGCTGCTTCAGCGGATGGGCCTTCGAATCGGTTTCAGAGAGCGTCCAAACGGAGTCCCAACCTCCCTCAACCAGCATGTCAATGGCCGCCTCGACGTGCTCAGGGCGGCGAAGGGGCGATGTCGGCTGGAGCATCACGACGATGTCGAAACGGACACCGTCGATCCGCTCGGTCTCCTGGAGAGCGTGGGCGAGAACATCCCAATCGCCGATCGTCGGTCCCGAAAGGTGTTCTGGCCGCCGAAAGGGCGCCGCCAATCCCGAGGCCTCCGCGGCGGCGGCGATACCCTCATGGTCGGTAGAGACCACGGCGCGGTCGATGATTGGCAGGGCTCGCACGACATCGCCGACCCGCGCGACCATGGAGAGGCCCAGCACCGGACGAAGGTTCTTCAGCGGTATGCCTTGGCTGCCTCCGCGGGCAGGGACCACTGCCAAGATGCGCCGTTTGCGGATCAATACTGCCTCCCTCGGCCTTGCTCGAAAACCACCATCAGCGGTCCTCCAGTCCGATGAGCCGCATGACCCCGCCCAGATCCGTCACGGACCACGTCGGTGGCTCTGTGAAATCGCTGTCCGGGCGCGTCACCCCGACGAACGCGCAGCCGAATGACGCGGCGCCGGCCTTGTCCACTTGCCGGTCACCCACCATCACGATTTCGTGCGGCCCGAGGCCGGCCTTGGCGGCCAGCTGCCGAAGGGACACAGCCTTGT
This window harbors:
- a CDS encoding methyltransferase domain-containing protein yields the protein MNNTGFDAASYREINEARWRFFEPWIRRLVETAGLRHVIDVGAGAGYFSEKLAALGLSVTATDGRADNVAEIARRYPGLRTEVVDIQKPQALEPFQDADMVFCAGLLYHLDNPVAALRSLGAVAARVMIIETQLIPDKGPFLRLVEEGASDTQGLDHLALVPSQVTLVRLLHLFGWKHVYLVPGHPDHWQFHETRRHHRLRSVFVASREPLAIPDLRLLNSKKEGKGFQEKPQGIVTRLVRKLRGN
- a CDS encoding TylF/MycF/NovP-related O-methyltransferase, producing the protein MDQGDAKAATGSVFEDKKPSAVGHTQAASLVPELNLTEAVRFHYFSDIFRQVRDLDGDIVECGVGWGRSLLYLALLTRIENKGRRLWGFDSFEGFPEPGEHDRSPRNPKKGEWKSDLLSVQSLLANSGLDEVFVRSQVTLVKGFFNESLPKYSGDQIALLHADADLYESYKSIYDSLFERVVPNGIIMFDEYMNTFEHAKWPGAKMAIDELFLERADLRRDPGSGKYYAIKRRC
- a CDS encoding acylneuraminate cytidylyltransferase family protein encodes the protein MIRKRRILAVVPARGGSQGIPLKNLRPVLGLSMVARVGDVVRALPIIDRAVVSTDHEGIAAAAEASGLAAPFRRPEHLSGPTIGDWDVLAHALQETERIDGVRFDIVVMLQPTSPLRRPEHVEAAIDMLVEGGWDSVWTLSETDSKAHPLKQLTITDGRLGYYDEAGKQVVARQQLAPVYHRNGVAYAITRDCLLNQASIMGARSGGLVLDGTFISIDTEWDIALAEFVMRRLGWREGSTSAS